In a genomic window of Glycine max cultivar Williams 82 chromosome 13, Glycine_max_v4.0, whole genome shotgun sequence:
- the LOC100807578 gene encoding nuclear pore complex protein NUP160: protein MGTGSTLASKEVPIVGSDAVRWIDLSVPSSSNIAAVDDGGAAPLTTDDRASCFVIGDPPTYLIWRIHKAQPHSLELLELAASKEFPRVGLRFTFPDALCPFAFICKNEISGASRVPYLLYVLTVSGVAYLLKIRNVSVYASVSVFPVDELLEVNVRGYIPNHAATITAVTATVGGLVVGTSDGSVFCFQLGVLDSSAPGFMHELRDDAGISRLWGLISRGKMVGTVQELAILELHEKKFVFVLHLDGTLRIWDLASHSRVFSNNMGTMAMAGATFVRLWVGQPYPDSSVIPLAVLYRDTLDESLEMISLYSVLFNFGDRIVFSMEPSVQNIPLEEGRCLDVKLTLDKIWILKDDELVSHTLSTNIDEVEAFSHALQEEFVADQLFQSSEHLADEILQITHSIFSSSKDDILPFVSSIFLRRLLLPGVHHNATLYATLVEYSRHLGESELQTLTTDGLKKEILSLIEHEVGSEKVSLLHCWKCFFTRYFHNWCKNNALYGLLVDSSSDAVGLIRKKSISLFRSLEDIERIVEGSSDEVSELTGLVDIFDDDLECEILIELLRCVISFSQQLGKTASSIFYESLLTTSLISSEDIVCYIVKILETGYCMSGPVLQTSTSGNHIVVLEKELADHKSLRKLSVDMFLSLQGLHKKASEWGRILKVIEGFLKFLVPQKVIQNFNTEVSSNINSSVIVHTTYQIAKVMFESAWDFLLFLSYLVDISGQVHLSHDDINKVQLELVPMLQEIIFEWLIIIFFTITPSAPAVTEDFNSKLSSLQIDNNMGKQLWNEKLGRCDFTLAFIFLLNVGSSSIDHSHVSSEHFSNVQSFINKTRDFISWIIWGQAGGSSTFLSRSIDLAFILFKHGQYGAAEQLLMIAEAHLLKEKTSQSIQDDDGGWCIRHHLLGCCLLAQVQCGLHATQKDKKVSEAIRCFFRSSSGNGASEALQSLSDDLGIPYLGFSGCTSIAAWKLQYYQWAMQLFERYSISEGACQFALAALEQVDEALYMKDDKCTNNSVNESVTTIKGRLWANVFIFALDLGRFYDAYCAIISNPDEESKYICLRRFIIVLYEQGAIKILCSDKLPLIGLVEKVEQELVWKADRSDISVKPNLYKLLYAFQLHRHNWRQAASYMYMYSARLRTEAALKDCVGSSLMLQERLNALSAAVNALHLVHPAYAWIDSLAEGSSIVNEHYPSKKAKRTPDEHSAADNDAEPQGWQSSIDIEKLENEFVLTSAEYMLSLVNIKWTFSGKHGALSDLADLLVQNSLYDMAFTILFRFFKGSGLKRELERVLSAISLKCCLDKVESTWVEEHSHLLNSSKHEMVVHGSPVTVSSTPQTDRNSRWATLKLYLEKYKELHGRLPIIVAETLLRSDPKIELPLWLVQLFKEGQKERSWGMTGRESNPASLFQLYVSYDRYAEATYLLLECIDSFASMRPADIIRRKRPLAVWFPYTTIERLLYQLEELIRMGHMVDHCDKLKKMLHGSLQNHLKMLKVDSDDAVSVSS from the exons ATGGGAACCGGTTCGACCTTGGCCAGTAAGGAAGTTCCAATAGTCGGAAGCGACGCTGTTCGCTGGATCGATCTCTCCGTTCCGTCTTCCTCCAACATTGCCGCCGTTGACGACGGCGGCGCCGCCCCTCTCACCACCGACGACCGCGCCTCCTGCTTCGTCATCGGAGATCCTCCTACTTATCTTATCTG GAGAATTCACAAGGCTCAGCCTCACTCTCTCGAGTTGCTCGAACTCGCCGCTTCCAAAGAGTTTCCGCGCGTAGGACTCAGATTCACTTTCCCTGATGCGCTTTGCCCCTTCGCTTTCATCTGCAAAAACGAG ATTTCTGGTGCTTCTAGAGTTCCTTACTTGCTTTACGTGTTGACTGTGTCTGGCGTGGCTTACCTATTGAAAATTCGAAATGTTTCTGTGTATGCGTCCGTTTCTGTTTTCCCCGTGGATGAGCTTTTGGAGGTTAATGTGCGTGGTTACATTCCCAATCATGCTGCCACGATAACTGCCGTGACAGCAACCGTCGGGGGTCTTGTTGTTGGCACAAGTGATGGTTCTGTTTTCTGTTTCCAGCTTGGTGTACTCGACTCTAGTGCTCCTG GTTTCATGCATGAGCTGAGAGATGATGCTGGAATCAGTCGCTTGTGGGGTTTAATATCACG GGGGAAAATGGTGGGTACTGTACAAGAGTTGGCGATTTTGGAGTTACATGAGAAAAAGTTTGTGTTTGTGCTTCATTTGGATGGGACGTTACGAATTTGGGATCTTGCATCTCATAGCAGGGTTTTTAGTAATAACATGGGGACTATGGCAATGGCAG GTGCTACCTTTGTAAGGTTATGGGTGGGTCAACCTTACCCAGATTCTAGTGTAATTCCTTTGGCAGTTTTGTACAGAGACACATTG GATGAAAGCTTGGAGATGATCTCTTTATATAGCGTCCTATTTAATTTTGGGGACAGAATTGTTTTTTCTATGGAGCCTTCAGTGCAAAACATTCCCCTGGAGGAG GGACGATGCCTTGATGTTAAATTAACATTGGATAAGATATGGATACTGAAGGATGATGAATTAGTCTCACACACGTTGTCTACAAATATTGACGA GGTAGAAGCATTTTCTCATGCTTTACAGGAAGAATTTGTTGCTGATCAACTATTTCAAAGTTCAGAGCATCTTGCTGATGAAATTTTGCAGATCACACATTCAATATTTTCATCTTCGAAG GATGATATTTTGCCTTTtgtatcttctattttcttaaGAAGGCTGCTTCTTCCTGGGGTTCATCATAATGCTACTTTGTATGCTACTCTAGTTGAGTATAGCAGGCATTTGGGTGAATCTGAGTTGCAAACATTAACCACTGATGGGCTAAAAAAGGAGATACTTTCACTCATAGAACATGAG GTTGGATCTGAAAAAGTGTCTTTATTGCACTGCTGGAAATGTTTTTTCACCCGGTATTTCCATAATTGGTGCAAGAACAATGCGTTATATGGTTTGCTTGTTGATTCCTCTTCTGATGCCGTTGGTTTAATCAGAAAAAAATCCATTTCACTTTTTCGGTCTTTGGAAGATATTGAACGGATTGTGGAgg GCTCTTCAGACGAAGTTAGTGAGCTCACAGGCCTTGTGGATATATTTGACGATGATCTGGAGTGTGAAATTCTAATCGAATTGCTCAGATGTGTTATAAGTTTCAGCCAACAGTTGGGCAAAACTGCTTCTTCTATATTTTATGAATCTCTTTTAACTACATCATTGATCTCTTCTGAAGATATTGTTTGCTATATTGTTAAGATTCTGGAAACTGGATATTGTATGTCTGGTCCAGTGCTTCAAACTTCTACTTCTGGGAATCATATAGTTGTTCTGGAGAAGGAGCTAGCTGATCATAAAAGTTTGAGGAAACTTTCTGTTGATATGTTTTTATCGCTTCAAGGCTTGCACAAAAAGGCTTCTGAATGGGGCAggattttaaaagtaattgagGGTTTCCTGAAATTTTTGGTTCCACAGAAagtaatacaaaattttaatactGAAGTGTCATCAAACATAAATTCTTCTGTTATAGTACATACTACTTATCAGATTGCAAAGGTGATGTTTGAATCTGCCTGGgactttcttctatttttaagcTATTTGGTGGACATCAGTGGTCAG GTCCACTTGTCACATGATGATATAAACAAAGTACAGCTTGAGTTAGTTCCGATGCTTcaagaaattatttttgaatggctaatcatcatcttctttacCATCACACCGTCTGCACCGGCTGTAACTGAAGACTTCAATTCTAAACTTTCATCATTACAAATAG ATAACAACATGGGGAAACAATTATGGAATGAGAAGCTTGGCAGATGTGACTTTACATTGGCTTTTATATTCTTGCTCAACGTTGGAAGTTCATCCATAGATCATAGCCACGTTTCTTCAGAACATTTTTCAAATGTGCAGAGTTTTATTAATAAGACAAGAGACTTCATCAGTTGGATTATTTGGGGCCAGGCTGGAGGATCTTCTACTTTCTTGAGCCGTTCTATTGATCTTGCATTTATACTTTTCAAGCATGGCCAGTATGGTGCTGCTGAG CAATTGCTTATGATTGCGGAAGCACATTTACTAAAAGAGAAGACATCCCAAAGTATTCAAGATGATGATGGTGGATGGTGCATACGCCATCATCTTCTAGGATGTTGCTTACTTGCACAGGTGCAATGTGGATTACATGCAACCCAGAAGGATAAAAAAGTTTCTGAGGCCATTCGCTGCTTTTTTAG GTCTTCATCTGGAAATGGTGCATCTGAGGCTCTGCAGAGTTTATCTGATGACTTAGGAATTCCATATCTTGGCTTTA GTGGTTGTACATCAATTGCTGCATGGAAGCTTCAATACTATCAATGGGCAATGCAGTTATTTGAACGTTATAGCATTAGTGAAGGTGCTTGCCAGTTTGCTCTTGCTGCACTTGAGCAAGTTGATGAGGCTCTATATATGAAAGATGACAAGTGCACAAACAACTCAGTTAATGAATCAGTGACAACCATCAAAGGACGACTATGGGCAAATGTTTTCATATTTGCGTTAGACCTTGGTCGATTTTATGATGCATATTGTGCAATAATTTCAAATCCAGATGAGGAGAGCAAATACATCTGCTTGAGACGTTTCATAATTGTTCTTTATGAACAAGGAGCTATAAAG ATTCTTTGCAGCGATAAACTTCCCCTTATTGGTTTAGTGGAGAAAGTGGAGCAAGAGCTTGTGTGGAAG GCTGATCGATCAGATATTTCTGTGAAGCCAAACTTGTATAAGTTGCTTTATGCATTTCAATTGCACCGGCATAATTGGCGACAAGCAGCAAGCTACATGTACATGTATTCCGCTCGTTTGAGAACTGAAGCAGCTTTGAAAGATTGTGTAGGCAGTTCCTTGATGTTGCAAGAGAGGCTGAATGCACTCTCTGCTGCAGTCAATGCACTGCATCTTGTTCATCCTGCATATGCCTGGATTGATTCATTAGCTGAGGGAAGTTCTATTGTGAATGAACATTATCCAAGTAAGAAAGCTAAAAGAACCCCAGATGAACATT CAGCAGCTGATAATGATGCTGAGCCTCAAGGTTGGCAGTCCTCTATTGATATTGAAAAACTTGAGAATGAGTTTGTGCTAACTTCAGCAGAGTATATGCTGTCACTGGTAAATATCAAGTGGACATTTTCTG gaaaacacGGAGCTCTATCAGACTTGGCTGATCTTCTTGTCCAAAACAGTTTATATGATATGGCTTTTACAATccttttcagatttttcaaGGGTTCTGGACTGAAGAG gGAACTGGAAAGAGTGTTGTCTGCTATCTCATTGAAATGCTGTCTTGACAAAGTGGAATCAACTTGGGTTGA gGAACACAGTCATTTATTGAACTCATCAAAGCATGAGATGGTCGTCCATGGTTCACCTGTTACAGTTTCCTCGACTCCACAAACTGACAGAAACAGTCGTTGGGCAACACTCAAGCTTTACCTT GAAAAGTATAAGGAACTTCATGGTAGATTACCGATTATTGTTGCCGAAACTCTTCTACGCTCAGATCCTAAGATTGAATTACCTCTTTGGCTTGTACAATTGTTCAAG GAGGGTCAAAAAGAAAGGTCGTGGGGGATGACTGGCAGGGAATCAAATCCTGCATCTTTATTTCAGCTTTATGTTAGCTATGATCGATATGCAGAAGCTACTTATCTTTTGCTCGAGTGCATAGACTCATTTGCTTCAATG AGACCAGCAGATATAATTAGAAGGAAAAGACCATTAGCTGTTTGGTTCCCATACACAACTATTGAGCGGCTACTATACCAACTTGAGGAATTAATCAGAATGGGCCACATGGTAGATCACTGTGACAAGCtcaaaaaaatgttacatgGTTCTTTACAGAATCATCTGAAGATG TTGAAGGTGGACTCTGATGATGCTGTTTCTGTATCTTCTTGA
- the LOC100499707 gene encoding uncharacterized protein LOC100499707, with protein MGGKCPHRNVKKRRYSHKTARRTKFELKGDDMVYAQLNKPDEERAPLPLDEDLPGMGQYYCLHCDRYFSNVAVRDEHFKTKRHKKRIKQMMGPAPHTQLDADVAAGMGMPDNGPKLMSM; from the exons ATGGGAGGCAAATGTCCGCATAGGAACGTGAAGAAGAGAAGATATTCTCACAAGACAGCGCGGCGTACGAAGTTTGAGTTGAAAGGGGACGACATGGTTTATGCGCAGCTGAACAAACCCGATGAAGAGAGAGCCCCTTTACCCCTCGATGAAGATTTGCCTGGGATGGGCCAGTACTATTGCCTTCACTGCGA TCGGTACTTTTCCAATGTAGCCGTGAGGGATGAGCACTTTAAGACCAAACGACACAAGAAGCG TATAAAACAAATGATGGGTCCTGCACCACATACTCAACTTGATGCCGATGTAGCTGCTGGGATGGGTATGCCAGACAATGGACCAAAGCTAATGTCTATGTAA